GGATCGCGATCTCGCCCGAGACGCTGGTCAGCCGCACGTCCGTCGGACCGCCCGGGTCGAGGTCGACGATCATGGAGCCGCTGACCGAATCGGCCCGCACGGACGAGCCGGAGCCCTCGACCACCGTGAGGTCACCCGAGACGGAGTTGAACCGCAGGTCGCCGGTCACGTCCTGGGCCTCCACGCTCCCGGAGACCGTGTCGGCGCGGACCGGGCCGGAGAGGCCCACGAGGGTCGTGTCGCCCGTGACGCCCTTCACCGCCGACGGTCCCTCGATCCCGGAGATGACGGCTGCGGCGCCGACCACCCCCACCTCCACCCGGGTGGAGGTGGGGACGGCCAGGGAGACCACCGCGCTGCGGCGCCAGCCCTTGCGGTCCAGCCACTTGAGGAACCCCTTCCAGGGCAGGTCCTCGTAGGCCACCGTGAGCGAGCCGTCCCGCAGGGTCACCACCAGGGGCGGTCCCTCGATCTCGGAGATCTCCAGGCGGGCGGAACCTTCGTCCGTGCCCACCACGTTCACCGTTCCGTTGACGAGGCGCACGTGAAGCTCGCTCACGGGCTCGTCGAAGGTGAGTTTCCTCGGCTCCGCGACAGACCACTCGGACATGGGCAGACCTCCCGACATGACGCGCCATATCGCGTCTCCTGTCAGTTCACGATATATCGTGGCCGAGGAAAGTCAAGACACCCATTTCGGGGACGTCGAGGCGCATAAAAGTAATCAAAGACGGATGAATCGCCCTACCGTGTGACCATGCCGACGGAAGCCGACCGCACCGGTCCAGCCGCCGGGGCGCTGCTGTTGTGCCGGGCGGTGCCCGGATCCGTCGCCCCCGTCGCCCACCTGCTGCGGGAACGGATGCAGCTCACCCGGGCGGGCGACGCATGGAGTGTCCTCGTCCCCGAGGGCGGGCCCTGGCGGGAGGCCGGCGAGCCCGTCGACCGTGTGGTCACCGGCTGGGCCACGGCCCTCGCCGTCGGCGCGCCCTGGCCCGTTCTCGCCCTGTGGTGGGACGCCGATCACGCGGGCTTCACACTCGCGTCCGGCTTCCGCCGCCCGGTCGGCTTCGTCTGGCTCACGAGCGGCGTCCCGGTGGGGGAGGAGGAGGCGATGCGCACCTTCGCCGCGCGCGTGGGCCTCGACCCCGTCCTGGACCTCCAGGCCCTCGACCAGCTGACGAAGACCGACTCCGCCGCCGACGCCCGTACCCGTCTGCGCGGTCTGCTGGCGGTCCTCGCGCGCGTGGGCGTCTCCCTGCCCCCCGAACTCACCCCTGGCCAACCCGCCGACCGCCTCCGGGACGCCGCCGCCCTCCAGCCGGACAGTCTCCCGGTCGAATGGCCGGGCTGGCGCGAGGCGGTCGCGGAACGCGACACCGTCGACCACAGCCGCCTGGGGCCCTGGATGCCCTGGAGCGGCGACCCCCGGGCCCGCGCCCTGGCCCTCGCCCAGGTGGCGGCGGGCGTCCCGCTCATCACCTGGGGGCTACGGCGTCCCAGCGGAGGCTGGGGCTGGGCCACGGCCGGAGCGCTGCTCCTGGCTCATGGCGCACTGGGGCTGGCGTACGACGTCACGCACCCGCGCGACTGATCGCCGGACGGCGCCGTACCCGGCCCCCAAGCGACTGGTCGCCGGGCGGCACCAGACCGGCCCCGCGCGCACCCCCTGCGCGCCCCTCGCGCGTCCCCTA
This region of Streptomyces caelestis genomic DNA includes:
- a CDS encoding DUF4097 family beta strand repeat-containing protein: MSEWSVAEPRKLTFDEPVSELHVRLVNGTVNVVGTDEGSARLEISEIEGPPLVVTLRDGSLTVAYEDLPWKGFLKWLDRKGWRRSAVVSLAVPTSTRVEVGVVGAAAVISGIEGPSAVKGVTGDTTLVGLSGPVRADTVSGSVEAQDVTGDLRFNSVSGDLTVVEGSGSSVRADSVSGSMIVDLDPGGPTDVRLTSVSGEIAIRLPDPADAEVEANTASGAVSNAFDDLRVHGQWGAHKITGRLGAGNGKLRATTVSGSIALLRRPAREDEPEEPWDTRPGSGSSPAGSQDDRQADPQADPQADPQTRSGDNSVSDRGAADADVPADGTTDKKVL